The following are from one region of the Methanoculleus caldifontis genome:
- a CDS encoding amidohydrolase, producing MTESDDIFTARGSVLIAGAIIDGSTVDIAIDETGTIAGIGEGAREAIDVDIIIDGSERLAVPGLVNTHTHAAMSLLRGYADDMLLQDWLSQKIWPLEAHLSGDDVYWGTKLACLEMIKSGTVAFNDMYFFMDRAAEAVDEMGIRATLAYGFIDLSIPEKREAEIKATESLARHIQSLDNPRIRTAVGPHSVYTVSLEGLRWCAEFAKEQGIGIHVHLAETEKEVVDCVAQTGKRPAALLDECGCLTPRTVAAHCCWLDEAECRLLAERGVSASHNPASNMKLAVNRAMPYHWLKQAGANVCLGTDGCSSNNNLDMFEEMKFAALLQKFAWNSPTLLPAGEAVTMATAAGARALGTGPGTLTVGAPADIVLVDARAVCNTPLYHADSNLVYACNGDAVMTVLCQGRVLMHERTVPGEEEILEGAAAAARSLVGRARQAS from the coding sequence ATGACTGAATCTGACGACATCTTCACCGCCCGGGGATCGGTCCTGATCGCCGGCGCCATCATCGACGGATCGACTGTGGATATCGCGATCGACGAGACCGGGACGATCGCGGGGATCGGGGAGGGCGCGAGGGAGGCGATCGACGTCGACATCATCATCGACGGTTCGGAGAGGCTCGCCGTCCCCGGCCTCGTCAACACCCATACCCACGCCGCGATGAGCCTGCTGCGGGGCTACGCGGATGATATGCTCCTGCAGGACTGGCTCTCGCAGAAGATCTGGCCGCTTGAAGCCCATCTGTCCGGCGACGATGTCTACTGGGGAACGAAGCTCGCCTGTCTTGAGATGATCAAGAGCGGCACCGTCGCGTTCAACGACATGTACTTCTTCATGGACCGGGCCGCAGAGGCCGTCGACGAGATGGGCATCCGGGCGACGCTCGCCTACGGGTTCATCGACCTCTCCATCCCCGAAAAAAGGGAGGCCGAGATCAAAGCGACCGAGAGCCTCGCCCGCCACATACAATCGCTCGACAACCCCCGGATCAGGACGGCCGTCGGCCCCCACTCGGTCTACACCGTCTCCCTCGAAGGCCTCCGCTGGTGCGCGGAGTTTGCGAAGGAGCAGGGGATCGGCATCCACGTCCACCTCGCCGAGACCGAGAAAGAGGTCGTCGACTGCGTCGCGCAGACCGGCAAACGCCCCGCGGCGCTCCTTGACGAGTGCGGCTGCCTCACCCCGCGGACGGTCGCTGCGCACTGCTGCTGGCTCGACGAGGCCGAATGCCGGCTCCTTGCCGAGCGGGGGGTCTCCGCCTCCCACAACCCGGCAAGCAACATGAAACTCGCCGTCAACCGGGCGATGCCCTACCACTGGCTGAAGCAGGCCGGGGCGAACGTCTGTCTCGGCACCGACGGCTGCTCCTCGAACAACAATCTCGATATGTTCGAGGAGATGAAGTTCGCCGCCCTCTTGCAGAAGTTCGCCTGGAACTCGCCGACCCTTCTGCCCGCGGGCGAGGCGGTCACGATGGCGACCGCGGCGGGCGCCCGGGCGCTCGGCACCGGCCCCGGCACCCTGACCGTGGGCGCGCCGGCCGACATCGTCCTCGTCGACGCCCGCGCGGTCTGCAACACCCCGCTCTACCACGCGGACTCGAACCTCGTCTACGCCTGCAACGGCGACGCGGTCATGACCGTCCTCTGCCAGGGCAGGGTCCTGATGCACGAGCGGACGGTGCCGGGCGAGGAGGAGATCCTGGAGGGCGCCGCCGCCGCGGCACGCTCGCTCGTCGGGCGGGCCCGGCAGGCCTCCTGA
- a CDS encoding protease inhibitor I42 family protein — translation MVGVSGAEVGEPVQVTTNGSDQGIAAIDGDRIVWVDERHNGSDIYLYDIAAGTETRITNGTGLPIWPEISGERIVWQDNRSGAPEIWLYDIAAGTEVRLTDEPGGQVMPAIDGDKVVWLDLRAGDAGGIYAMNLTDGTVARVSSGPVQGNPLIVSPDVSGGTVVWADESGGDYTVFVSRDDGEPVALGNGTVRQGFPAVSGDRVVWTEIGNGSASLVIHGLTTGKEERVAGGSPGFALYPDISGDLVIWQNFTGGIMDDIYLLDLAGGEIRQVTDDDAWQSFPRISGNRIAWMDNRSGDWDIWLLTLEEEAGAPYAFGTEQNGENVTVPVESEALVSLAENPSTGYSWNATASPGLTIAADRYEQNATPGTMVGVGGIRTWTLVPEHAGVFTFSAVYRRPWENVTGTEKRFDLTITAVGEQAE, via the coding sequence ATGGTCGGGGTGAGCGGGGCAGAGGTCGGGGAGCCGGTGCAGGTGACGACGAACGGGAGCGACCAGGGCATCGCTGCCATCGATGGCGACCGGATCGTCTGGGTCGACGAGCGGCACAACGGCAGCGACATCTATCTCTACGATATCGCGGCCGGAACGGAGACCCGGATCACCAACGGGACCGGCCTCCCGATCTGGCCGGAGATCTCGGGGGAGCGTATCGTCTGGCAGGACAACCGGTCGGGAGCGCCCGAGATCTGGCTCTACGATATCGCGGCCGGCACGGAGGTCCGGCTCACCGATGAGCCCGGCGGTCAGGTCATGCCCGCGATCGACGGTGATAAGGTCGTCTGGCTCGACTTGCGGGCCGGCGACGCCGGCGGCATCTATGCCATGAACCTGACGGACGGCACCGTCGCCCGGGTCTCTTCGGGGCCGGTGCAGGGCAATCCCCTGATCGTCTCCCCCGACGTGTCGGGCGGGACAGTCGTCTGGGCGGACGAGAGCGGGGGGGACTATACCGTCTTCGTCAGCCGGGATGACGGGGAGCCCGTGGCACTCGGGAACGGCACCGTGAGGCAGGGCTTCCCTGCGGTCTCCGGCGACCGCGTCGTCTGGACGGAGATCGGGAACGGTTCAGCCTCGCTCGTCATCCACGGCCTCACCACGGGCAAGGAGGAGCGGGTTGCCGGCGGTTCGCCGGGGTTTGCCCTTTATCCCGATATCTCCGGGGATCTGGTTATCTGGCAGAACTTCACAGGCGGGATCATGGATGATATCTACCTGCTCGACCTTGCCGGCGGCGAGATCCGGCAGGTCACGGACGACGACGCATGGCAGTCCTTCCCGCGCATCTCGGGCAACCGGATAGCCTGGATGGACAACCGGTCGGGAGACTGGGATATCTGGCTGCTCACGCTCGAAGAGGAGGCCGGGGCCCCGTACGCCTTCGGCACGGAGCAGAACGGGGAGAACGTCACCGTCCCGGTGGAGAGCGAGGCCCTGGTCAGCCTTGCGGAGAACCCCTCCACCGGCTATTCCTGGAACGCCACGGCCTCACCGGGGCTCACCATCGCTGCCGACCGCTACGAGCAGAACGCGACACCGGGGACGATGGTCGGGGTCGGGGGAATCCGCACCTGGACCCTCGTGCCGGAGCACGCGGGGGTATTCACGTTCTCGGCCGTCTACCGGCGGCCCTGGGAGAACGTGACCGGGACGGAGAAACGGTTCGACCTCACGATAACGGCCGTAGGGGAGCAGGCTGAGTGA
- a CDS encoding bifunctional 5,6,7,8-tetrahydromethanopterin hydro-lyase/3-hexulose-6-phosphate synthase — protein MYLIGEALVGDGAELAHIDLLIGNKEGAVGQAFANSLSQLSRGHTPLLAVVRPNLPTKPSTLVIPKVTLKKEYQVNQMFGPVQAAVAKAVADSVEEGVFEGIDLEDTVIMASVFVHPTAQDYNKIYRFNYGAMKLALRRALDRFPSVETLLHEKDRAAHAVMGFKVQRLWDPPYLQVAMDLVDKNHMRRVLESLPQNDHLIIEAGTPLIKKFGLSIISEIREIRPNAFIVADLKTLDTGNLEARMTADAGADAVVISGLAPISTIEKAIEDTRKTGIYTVVDMLNVEDPRAVVEQLKVKPDVVELHRGIDVEETAYAWGDIPAIKKAGGERLLVATAGGIRQGVVKDALKAGADILVVGRAITASKNIQHAAEEFLQELSTEEIDQFRIMTDF, from the coding sequence ATGTATCTCATCGGTGAAGCACTGGTTGGAGATGGCGCAGAACTTGCGCACATCGATCTCTTGATAGGAAACAAAGAGGGCGCGGTAGGGCAGGCGTTCGCAAACTCCCTCTCGCAGCTCTCCAGAGGCCACACCCCGCTCCTCGCGGTCGTCAGGCCGAACCTGCCGACGAAGCCCTCGACGCTCGTCATCCCCAAGGTCACCTTAAAGAAGGAGTACCAGGTGAACCAGATGTTCGGGCCCGTCCAGGCCGCGGTTGCGAAGGCCGTCGCCGACTCGGTCGAGGAAGGCGTCTTTGAGGGGATCGATCTCGAGGACACCGTCATCATGGCGAGCGTCTTCGTCCACCCGACCGCGCAAGACTACAACAAGATCTACCGGTTCAACTACGGCGCGATGAAGCTCGCGCTCCGCCGGGCCCTCGACAGGTTCCCGAGCGTCGAGACGCTCCTGCACGAGAAGGACCGGGCCGCCCACGCGGTCATGGGCTTCAAGGTCCAGCGCCTCTGGGACCCGCCGTACCTCCAGGTCGCCATGGACCTCGTCGACAAGAACCACATGCGCCGGGTCCTTGAGTCCCTGCCCCAGAACGACCACCTGATCATCGAGGCGGGCACGCCCCTGATCAAGAAGTTCGGGCTCTCGATCATCTCCGAGATCCGCGAGATCCGGCCGAACGCGTTCATCGTGGCCGACTTAAAGACCCTCGACACGGGCAACCTCGAGGCCCGGATGACCGCCGACGCCGGCGCAGACGCCGTCGTGATCTCCGGCCTTGCACCCATCTCGACGATCGAGAAGGCGATCGAGGACACCCGGAAGACCGGCATCTACACGGTCGTCGACATGCTCAACGTCGAGGACCCCCGCGCCGTCGTCGAGCAGCTGAAAGTGAAGCCCGACGTCGTGGAACTCCACCGCGGCATCGACGTCGAGGAGACCGCCTACGCCTGGGGAGACATCCCGGCGATCAAGAAGGCCGGTGGCGAGCGGCTGCTCGTTGCGACGGCAGGCGGCATCCGGCAGGGCGTCGTGAAGGACGCGCTCAAGGCGGGCGCGGACATCCTGGTCGTCGGCCGGGCCATCACCGCGAGCAAGAACATCCAGCACGCGGCCGAAGAGTTCCTCCAGGAACTGAGCACCGAAGAGATCGACCAGTTCAGGATCATGACCGATTTTTAA
- a CDS encoding DUF421 domain-containing protein gives MTKGIIHPGSLTPTMSDLFVLQTPLLELVLRAAVIYFFLLLVMRFIGRHEFGQLTPFDLILLLIISESISEAFTAGDTSLLAALVSASTLLGLSVLVSIGQYKSRRFRSIVSPEALKVIENGKVIERSLRRELMTRDELVERLRARGIGGIEEVRIAYIESDGDISALTYRETDRYRAAAAAEEDK, from the coding sequence GTGACGAAAGGTATAATCCATCCCGGTTCGCTCACCCCGACCATGTCGGACCTCTTCGTCCTCCAGACGCCGCTCCTCGAACTTGTCCTCCGGGCGGCGGTGATCTACTTCTTCCTGCTGCTCGTGATGCGGTTCATCGGCAGGCACGAGTTCGGGCAGCTGACCCCTTTCGACCTCATCCTCCTCTTGATCATCTCCGAAAGCATCTCGGAGGCGTTCACTGCGGGCGACACCTCCCTGCTTGCCGCGCTGGTCAGCGCCTCGACGCTCCTCGGCCTCTCGGTGCTCGTCTCCATCGGGCAGTACAAGAGCCGGCGGTTCCGCAGTATCGTCTCCCCCGAAGCCCTGAAGGTGATCGAGAACGGAAAGGTCATCGAAAGAAGCCTCCGGCGGGAGCTGATGACCCGCGACGAACTCGTCGAGCGGTTGCGTGCGAGGGGCATCGGCGGCATCGAAGAGGTGCGGATCGCCTACATCGAGAGCGACGGCGACATATCGGCGCTCACCTACCGCGAGACCGACAGGTACCGGGCGGCGGCGGCCGCGGAAGAGGATAAGTAG
- a CDS encoding AMP-binding protein produces the protein MVEGSYACGNSQIPLLGITIGEMLNRIAAAHPDSDALVSVHQNIRWTYGEFLERVDALARALMALDVERGDRVAIWALNYAEWVLVQFATAKIGAIMVNINPAYRTYEFEYAMKQSEVQTLLIQGRFKTSDYVGMFYESCPEAFEAKPGRINSDKFPFLKNVIFLGDIPYNGMYTWDELHEMAALISPDELREREVSLDFDDAVNIQYTSGTTGFPKGVVLTHHNILNNGYIIGEGMKFTHKDRLCIPVPFYHCFGMVLSNMASVTHGAAMVLPAPVFSPEAVLQAIQDEKCTAVHGVPTMFIAELSHPDFAKFRLDSLRTGIMAGSPCPTEVMREVNKKMNMSEIVIVYGQTETSPGVTMTTTVDPLERRVSTVGRPFPHTEIKIVDPNTKKILPRGETGEICARGYCVMRCYYNNPNATRATIDEHGWNHTGDLGTMDEEDYIKIVGRLKDMVIRGGENIYPREIEEFLHNHPKVADVYVIGVPDQKYGEELMAWIRLEGGATLTEDEVKEFCRGRIAHFKIPRYVKFVDDFPMTVSGKIMKFKMRDMAIEELGLENASKIETA, from the coding sequence ATGGTTGAGGGCAGTTACGCGTGTGGAAACTCGCAGATACCTCTGCTCGGCATCACGATCGGCGAGATGCTGAACCGAATCGCAGCGGCGCACCCGGATAGCGATGCGCTCGTCTCCGTCCACCAGAACATCCGCTGGACGTATGGGGAGTTTCTCGAGCGCGTCGACGCCCTTGCACGCGCCCTCATGGCGCTTGACGTGGAGCGCGGGGACCGGGTCGCGATCTGGGCGCTGAACTACGCGGAATGGGTGCTCGTCCAGTTCGCCACCGCAAAGATCGGCGCGATCATGGTGAACATCAACCCGGCCTACCGGACCTACGAGTTCGAGTACGCCATGAAGCAGTCCGAGGTCCAGACCCTCCTGATCCAGGGGCGGTTCAAGACTTCCGACTACGTCGGGATGTTCTACGAGTCCTGTCCCGAGGCGTTCGAGGCGAAGCCGGGCCGGATCAACAGCGACAAGTTCCCGTTCTTGAAGAACGTCATCTTCCTCGGCGACATCCCCTACAACGGGATGTACACCTGGGACGAACTCCACGAGATGGCCGCGCTCATCAGTCCCGATGAGCTCCGGGAGCGCGAGGTCTCGCTCGACTTCGACGACGCGGTCAACATCCAGTACACCAGCGGGACCACCGGGTTCCCGAAAGGCGTCGTCCTGACCCACCACAACATCTTAAACAACGGCTACATCATCGGCGAGGGGATGAAGTTCACCCATAAGGACCGGCTCTGCATCCCGGTGCCGTTCTACCACTGCTTCGGGATGGTCCTCTCGAACATGGCGAGCGTCACCCACGGCGCCGCGATGGTGCTCCCCGCGCCGGTCTTCAGCCCCGAGGCGGTCCTCCAGGCCATCCAGGACGAGAAGTGCACGGCGGTCCACGGCGTGCCGACGATGTTCATCGCCGAACTCTCCCACCCGGACTTCGCGAAGTTCCGGCTGGACTCGCTCCGCACCGGGATCATGGCCGGATCGCCCTGCCCGACCGAGGTGATGCGGGAGGTCAACAAGAAGATGAACATGTCCGAGATCGTGATCGTCTACGGCCAGACGGAGACCTCCCCCGGCGTGACGATGACGACGACCGTCGATCCCCTGGAGCGGCGGGTCTCCACCGTCGGGAGGCCGTTCCCCCACACCGAGATCAAGATCGTCGACCCGAACACGAAGAAGATCCTCCCCCGGGGCGAGACCGGCGAGATCTGCGCCCGCGGCTACTGCGTGATGCGGTGCTACTACAACAACCCGAACGCCACCCGGGCGACGATCGACGAGCACGGCTGGAACCACACCGGCGACCTCGGCACGATGGACGAGGAGGACTACATCAAGATCGTCGGCCGGCTGAAGGATATGGTGATCCGGGGCGGGGAGAACATCTACCCGCGCGAGATCGAGGAGTTCCTCCACAACCACCCGAAGGTTGCCGACGTCTACGTGATCGGGGTGCCGGACCAGAAGTACGGCGAGGAGCTGATGGCCTGGATCAGGCTGGAGGGCGGGGCGACCCTCACGGAGGATGAGGTGAAGGAGTTCTGCCGCGGCAGGATCGCGCACTTCAAGATCCCGCGCTACGTCAAGTTCGTCGACGACTTCCCGATGACGGTCTCGGGCAAGATCATGAAGTTCAAGATGCGCGATATGGCGATCGAGGAACTCGGTCTTGAGAACGCGTCGAAGATCGAGACCGCATAA
- a CDS encoding 4Fe-4S ferredoxin, with translation MFGIYEILEEIRSILADPDVNRLGPDVAEPAWESPLIGVSRGDDPLYAEFQETIGSFHWTPLEAFRIGFPGSGVAASDLAVVVWALPQTAATRRDHRACTALPSRRWSLARHYGEAVNDRIRDRLVRVLADAGYPAVAPARLPAFGRETSERFGIASRWSERHAAYASALGTFGLCDGLITERGKAVRFGSVVAAMDLPATPRPYSDRTAYCLRPSGCDACIRRCPAGAISAEGHDKERCFAYIRETTMPFVEDELGLPVASCGFCQTGVPCESRRPQ, from the coding sequence ATGTTCGGCATCTATGAGATCCTCGAGGAGATCCGATCGATCCTCGCCGACCCGGACGTCAACCGGCTCGGCCCGGATGTCGCCGAGCCCGCCTGGGAGAGCCCGCTCATCGGCGTCTCCCGCGGCGACGATCCGCTGTATGCCGAGTTTCAGGAGACGATAGGATCGTTTCACTGGACGCCCCTCGAGGCGTTCCGCATCGGGTTTCCGGGTTCCGGCGTCGCGGCGTCCGATCTCGCGGTCGTCGTCTGGGCGCTGCCGCAGACCGCCGCGACACGGCGCGACCACCGTGCGTGCACCGCTCTCCCTTCGCGGCGCTGGAGCCTTGCCCGCCACTACGGGGAGGCGGTGAACGACCGCATCCGCGACCGTCTCGTCCGGGTGCTCGCCGATGCCGGATACCCGGCCGTCGCCCCGGCCCGGCTCCCGGCTTTTGGACGGGAGACCTCGGAGCGGTTCGGGATCGCCTCGCGCTGGTCGGAGCGGCACGCTGCCTACGCCTCGGCCCTCGGCACCTTCGGTCTCTGCGACGGCCTGATCACGGAGCGGGGCAAGGCGGTGCGTTTCGGGTCGGTCGTGGCCGCGATGGACCTTCCCGCAACCCCGCGACCCTACAGCGACAGGACCGCATACTGCCTCCGCCCCTCCGGGTGCGACGCCTGCATCCGCCGCTGCCCCGCGGGCGCGATCTCGGCGGAGGGGCACGACAAGGAGCGGTGCTTCGCGTACATCCGGGAGACGACGATGCCCTTCGTCGAGGACGAGCTCGGCCTCCCGGTCGCGAGCTGCGGCTTCTGCCAGACCGGGGTGCCCTGCGAGTCGCGGCGGCCACAATAA
- a CDS encoding nicotinate phosphoribosyltransferase, producing the protein MRRFLMVGEDAIRDGRCTDVYFERVTEVMERDGVNPHVTMEVTAAALPDPWGVFCGLSDVVELLEGVPVDVDAMPEGAVFSANEPVLRVSGRYRDFAVYETAILGFLCHASGVASSAAHVRLAARGRPVYSFGSRRQHPAIAAMVERAAWIGGVDAASNTCAPEGIPLAGTMPHAFVMCYPRQEDAWRAFAREAGPEVPRIMLADTFYDEKVEAVRAAACGATAVRLDTPRSRRGNMRAIVEEVRWELDVHGYPDVKIFLSGGLSREDVAAYHDIADAFGVGGAIANAPVIDFAMDIVEMEGRPYAKRGKRSGVKQVYETAEGRRVTLPLRAPAPEGGAPLLSRCIEGGAVVARPEMEDARERVLSRLSGLENE; encoded by the coding sequence ATGCGCAGGTTTCTGATGGTCGGCGAGGACGCCATCCGCGACGGGCGGTGCACCGACGTCTACTTCGAGCGGGTCACTGAGGTGATGGAGCGGGACGGCGTCAACCCGCACGTCACGATGGAGGTGACGGCGGCGGCGCTCCCGGACCCGTGGGGAGTCTTCTGCGGCCTCTCCGACGTCGTCGAACTCCTGGAGGGCGTGCCGGTGGACGTGGACGCGATGCCGGAGGGCGCGGTCTTCTCGGCGAACGAGCCGGTCCTCCGGGTCTCGGGGCGTTACCGGGACTTCGCGGTCTACGAGACGGCGATCCTCGGCTTCCTCTGCCACGCCTCGGGGGTGGCGTCGTCGGCGGCGCATGTCAGGCTCGCGGCACGGGGCAGGCCGGTCTACTCCTTCGGGTCGCGGCGGCAGCACCCGGCGATCGCGGCGATGGTCGAGCGGGCGGCCTGGATCGGCGGGGTGGACGCCGCGAGCAACACCTGTGCGCCGGAGGGGATCCCGCTCGCGGGGACGATGCCGCACGCCTTCGTGATGTGCTATCCCCGGCAGGAGGATGCCTGGCGGGCGTTCGCGCGGGAGGCGGGACCGGAGGTGCCGCGGATCATGCTCGCCGACACCTTCTACGACGAGAAGGTGGAGGCGGTCCGGGCGGCGGCATGCGGGGCGACGGCTGTGCGGCTCGACACGCCGCGGTCGCGGCGGGGGAACATGCGGGCGATCGTCGAGGAGGTGCGCTGGGAACTGGACGTCCACGGCTACCCGGACGTGAAGATCTTCCTCTCCGGGGGGCTCTCGCGCGAGGACGTCGCGGCCTACCACGACATCGCGGACGCCTTCGGGGTCGGGGGGGCAATCGCGAACGCGCCGGTGATCGACTTCGCGATGGACATCGTGGAGATGGAGGGGCGGCCCTACGCGAAGCGGGGGAAGCGGAGCGGCGTAAAGCAGGTCTACGAGACGGCGGAGGGCCGGCGGGTCACGCTGCCTCTCCGGGCTCCAGCGCCGGAGGGAGGGGCGCCGCTCCTCTCCCGGTGCATCGAGGGCGGCGCGGTGGTCGCGCGCCCGGAGATGGAGGATGCGCGGGAGCGGGTGCTCTCCCGGCTTTCGGGCCTTGAAAATGAGTGA
- a CDS encoding GNAT family N-acetyltransferase: MKIPFRDLLFSFLNEDIDISLFRCREPDLTEFLIEDALENQVARLSVTRLVSYEGQIAGFFTLTNDCIIRKGVSDDDGEEWYPYPHYPALKIARLATHQEFEGRGIGRAMLLKTMAIAMRLSHYVGCRMITVDSKPDSEGFYLKYGFQKVLVKQKANAVPLYRDFYRSYHEAEKDMSLPLSSFDDSTR; encoded by the coding sequence ATGAAAATACCCTTCAGGGATCTCTTGTTTTCTTTTCTCAATGAAGACATTGACATTTCGTTATTCCGGTGCAGAGAGCCGGACCTGACGGAATTCCTGATCGAGGATGCGCTTGAAAACCAGGTTGCCCGATTGTCGGTCACGCGGCTCGTGTCATATGAAGGGCAGATTGCTGGTTTTTTCACACTCACCAACGACTGTATCATCAGGAAAGGCGTCAGCGATGATGACGGTGAAGAGTGGTATCCATATCCGCATTATCCAGCGCTGAAGATCGCACGACTGGCGACACACCAGGAGTTTGAAGGGCGGGGTATCGGACGGGCAATGCTATTAAAGACGATGGCCATCGCCATGCGGCTCTCGCACTATGTGGGGTGTCGCATGATCACGGTCGATTCCAAACCAGACTCTGAAGGGTTCTACCTGAAGTATGGCTTCCAGAAGGTTCTCGTAAAGCAGAAGGCGAACGCGGTTCCTCTCTATCGTGACTTCTATCGTTCTTATCATGAGGCCGAGAAGGACATGAGCCTTCCTCTGTCGAGTTTCGATGACAGTACGCGGTAA
- a CDS encoding P-loop ATPase, Sll1717 family, translating into MLPIANLDLGYNDAENYKRPRDRELFNKIFIHTDALDKLCDDNVYFLVGEKGTGKTAYAVYFSNNAYKENYGAIRFLRETEYHKFVTLKQENQLSLSDYRDIWEIIIYFLISQQILENEEPNFISKYLKFKQLQDIMREFFKSAFSPEIPFAIKLVENSAVAAEIFSKYDPAGFKFGGEDKKTLESTEHRYQVKLMTIKQKFREALSTLNLTKNHILFLDGIDIKPYGIAFEDYLDCIKGLANAIWTVNNDFFSLIGSDSGSLRAVLLVRPDIFNKFGLQNQNNRLRDNSVILDWNTTDKNYRTSYIFSIADNLLRSQQDEALESGAAWNYYFPYKIPNRSARRSSNHDFDDSFIGILRHSLYRPRDIVTMMNILRDISVNRKGKTTQAFSHEDFKNTDFQRQLADYYLGEIKDQMSFFYSEKDFEVFKKFFDFLNGKSDFNYSEFNSAFFKLIEYTYDYNYKIPPFCSDADTFLQLLYDLNIISYLERTRNEDFGKFCYKQRTYANLAPKVKTHSKYRIFIGMRKALNIGKQIL; encoded by the coding sequence ATGCTTCCCATTGCTAATTTAGATCTAGGCTATAATGATGCTGAAAATTATAAGCGTCCAAGAGACAGAGAACTGTTTAATAAAATATTCATACATACTGACGCTTTAGACAAATTATGTGACGACAATGTTTATTTTTTGGTAGGGGAGAAAGGGACTGGTAAAACTGCATATGCAGTGTATTTCTCTAATAATGCCTATAAGGAGAATTACGGCGCCATACGATTTTTAAGGGAAACGGAATATCATAAATTTGTCACGCTGAAACAAGAAAATCAGCTGAGCCTCTCAGACTATAGAGATATATGGGAAATAATTATTTACTTCCTAATTTCCCAGCAAATCCTCGAAAATGAAGAGCCAAACTTTATTAGTAAGTATTTAAAGTTTAAGCAATTACAAGATATAATGAGGGAATTTTTCAAATCGGCTTTCTCTCCTGAAATTCCTTTTGCAATAAAACTAGTTGAAAACTCTGCTGTTGCCGCAGAAATTTTCTCTAAGTACGATCCAGCAGGCTTTAAATTCGGTGGTGAGGATAAAAAAACGCTCGAATCGACAGAGCATCGATATCAAGTAAAATTAATGACCATAAAGCAAAAGTTTCGAGAAGCATTAAGCACCCTTAATTTAACCAAGAATCATATTTTATTCCTTGATGGTATCGATATTAAGCCATATGGCATCGCCTTTGAGGATTACTTGGATTGTATAAAGGGGCTAGCTAATGCAATTTGGACCGTTAATAATGATTTCTTCTCTTTGATAGGAAGTGATAGTGGCAGTTTAAGAGCAGTATTGCTGGTTAGACCCGATATATTTAACAAATTCGGACTACAAAACCAAAATAACAGATTGCGGGATAATTCCGTGATATTAGATTGGAATACTACGGATAAAAATTACCGAACTTCTTACATCTTCAGCATAGCCGACAATCTCTTAAGATCTCAGCAAGATGAAGCCCTTGAGTCTGGAGCGGCGTGGAATTACTACTTCCCATATAAAATTCCAAATCGATCTGCCCGTAGGAGTAGTAACCATGATTTTGATGATTCATTCATCGGCATCTTAAGACACTCCTTGTATCGACCAAGAGATATTGTCACGATGATGAACATTTTAAGGGATATATCAGTTAATAGAAAAGGTAAGACTACTCAAGCATTCTCTCATGAGGATTTTAAAAATACAGATTTTCAAAGACAATTGGCAGACTATTATTTAGGAGAGATCAAAGACCAGATGTCCTTTTTTTATTCGGAAAAGGACTTTGAAGTGTTCAAAAAGTTTTTCGATTTCTTGAACGGTAAATCTGATTTTAATTACTCTGAATTCAATAGTGCATTTTTTAAATTAATTGAGTATACTTACGATTACAATTATAAGATCCCGCCATTCTGCTCTGATGCAGATACATTTTTACAGTTGCTATATGACCTTAATATAATCAGTTATCTAGAACGGA
- a CDS encoding MTAP family purine nucleoside phosphorylase, with the protein MLGIIGGTSLLFARLPPLEKKTVATPYGKAEVYCGDFALLLRHQHSLPPHRINYPACLAALALLGVDRIVAFGSTGSLQPAIPPGSVVIPTDYLSVTDIPSIHECSIGHVRPELDADLVRTLGDLVPEARVGGVYAQTRGPRIETVAEVRALARVADIVGMTVASEATLALELGMRFAAVCTVDNYANGLGDETLTYEHILATSRANAQRTERILENIVEHLA; encoded by the coding sequence ATGCTCGGGATCATCGGGGGCACGAGCCTCCTCTTCGCCAGACTGCCGCCGCTTGAGAAGAAGACCGTCGCCACCCCCTATGGAAAGGCGGAGGTCTACTGCGGAGACTTCGCGCTCCTCCTGCGCCACCAGCACAGCCTCCCCCCGCACCGGATCAACTACCCCGCCTGCCTCGCCGCGCTCGCCCTGCTCGGTGTGGACCGGATCGTCGCCTTCGGCTCCACCGGCTCCCTGCAGCCGGCGATCCCGCCGGGCTCGGTCGTCATCCCGACCGACTACCTGAGCGTCACCGACATCCCCTCCATCCACGAGTGCAGCATCGGCCATGTCCGCCCCGAACTGGACGCGGACCTCGTCCGCACCCTCGGCGACCTGGTGCCGGAGGCCCGGGTGGGCGGGGTCTACGCCCAGACCCGCGGCCCCCGGATCGAGACCGTCGCCGAGGTCAGGGCGCTCGCCCGCGTAGCGGACATCGTCGGGATGACGGTCGCGAGCGAGGCGACGCTCGCGCTCGAACTCGGGATGCGGTTTGCCGCCGTCTGCACCGTGGACAACTACGCAAACGGCCTCGGCGACGAGACCCTCACCTACGAGCACATCCTCGCGACCTCGCGGGCGAACGCGCAGAGGACCGAGAGGATCCTTGAGAATATCGTGGAGCACCTTGCATGA